A window of Aptenodytes patagonicus chromosome 1, bAptPat1.pri.cur, whole genome shotgun sequence genomic DNA:
AAGTGTAAAGAGCTTCATCAACAAACAAGGAGGAAGGGGTAGGATCACTAACACAGCCAAAATGGTAGCAGATTTTTGGTTTCCCTTTCGAGTGTTTTGGGGTAGAAGAGCAAGTTGCCGAGTAAATACAGGGTGAATGGAAAGGGCTGAACTAGTTCTAACAGCCTCATTAAAAAGCATCTCTCCTGCAGCAAGTGCAATAAACTCCCTGGTGACCGACAACAGCAGCAAACCACTCGACAGCACCTTCCAACAAACAAGTGGAGGGCAGCTCGGACCTTACAAGGCTGCCTTGTTCAATGTACCCAATTGTGCATCGCCTCCCAAACTTGCTGATGTAGGAGATGTCAACAAAGTTTCTGATGTCCTGAAACAATACCTCTTCAGAGTTGGGGATGATGGGACTTGTTTGTACGACCCAAACTTCCTAGCTGTCTGTAACCCACCTCTTGCACCAGACACAACATACAGGTATAATTCTTATTTCTTACAAGGTGATTGCTGCTCTTAAAACACAATAGGAAGCAACATTGAGTCTGTAATGTTCCTTTGTAATGGTATGATGTGAATTACCAGTCCCTAACTGAAATGCTCTATTGCAAGGGTAGTTATGAAGATGGCTTTACTCTGGTTTAGCACCCTGCAGATGGTCCTCTATGGTGCCCTAGCAGTGGTGAGCTCTGTCAGGTTAAATTCATGGATCGGTAGGAAGATTCATGTGTGAACTGCTGGATCTTATACCTACGTTGGAGTAGGTAATCCAGTGACAGCATCTGATTAGAAACTGCTGGTAGAAAAGGATTTTGACTGGAAAATGATGTTGAGATTATTCACCGTGTATTTTGTGTTAGATCATTCTGCCAAATTGCAGACATGGATCTGgctctgcttgctttgttttgatgGGATTTTGAAGAGCCAAAGTTCTCCTTGGTCTCCAGCTCCAGGAAGCCTCTAATGTTACTGGAGACTTCACAGTGAGGGCCAGGTGGCTTGCAGACTTGTCTGACCCCTGTTGTTTGGGGAAGCTGGCCATCTGGGGAATTTGGGCACCCTGACAGCTGTTACCTGAAACACTTGTTTTGCTGTTGCCAGCTATTTAAAAGCTGTAGTAAAAATGGCACTCACATGGAGCCGACTGCTGTGGAGACCTAATACGCTTCGAAAAAAAATACTATGGGCTTTTAGTTTTGCAAAAACTGTCTTGCCTCTTCTGTCTCTTCAGGACATTTCTGAAAACTCAAACTATTGTGGAATGGAAACTCAATTTCTTTGCCAAATCTGATGTTGGCCTGTCTCTTCAATACTCTCCTCTAGCAGGGAAAGTGCCAAAGATCTCTATTGTTGGACAAAATCTTCAACTTCCATATGGAAATCAAAACCACTTGCTGTCCTAAATAATGAGGCTCTTCACAACAGGGAATAGCAAGCTGGGAAAAACTGTTGTTGGAAAGCTATCATCTGCCAAGGCTCACAAGAATGAATTGCAAACTGTGCATGACATAGCACAGAATGCTTTTCCATGATTAATTCTATTTGCTCTTTATAAGGTCTCTGGAAATAGTCAGTTACCTTTGATAGTCTCCATCTAATGCTTTGACAAAACCTGAACTCTGACCAGCTAATCCAGTAGCTTAAAAATACTAGTAAGGAAGCTCAAATTTGAAATACCTAATTTAACACTTTTTCCCCACAGGTTTAAATATGTGTTGCTAGATAGCACTGAAGGGATCATGAAAGACCAAACTCTCTGGTCTGATccaatcaaaaccagaaaaggtaAGTCTGTGGCTTGGCTCAGGTCTTCTGAGTAGCTGTGCTTGCTTTAGGACGCTATTGCTCTATGAGCAACACCTAGTCCTTTCCTACAGTTTTAACAATTTTGTCAGGCTTTCAATATTGGAGTAGCAGACTTAAATATGGAATAATTCTGTACTTCTTTTGTGTACTTCAAAACAATTCTTTTAGTAAAGATAAAGTTTGTACATGCGGTTTCAGATTTTATGCATATCATAGTATCTGGTGCTGTTGACATTTCTCAGTAATACAGATACTTGTCATACTGGCTAACCTGCTGAGGAAAGCTTATAAATTCTAAATGCTGACACTGAGTCTTAAACCTGTTTCCCATAAATCATCTAAGACTTCAGGTATAGACATAATCAGTTTGCCTCTCCTAAATCACCAGCCTTCTCCTATTTGGTGGGTGTGTTCATGGTCAAAAATAGATCATAGGAACATTCTTTCCATGCTTTTCTAGTTAAACTTCCCTTGAAAATTGATACCTGGCCTGGTCGAAGGAGTGGAGACATGATTGTCATCACCTCGATTCTAAGTGTTCTTGTGTTCCTTCTGCTTGCTGGCTTTCTTGCTTCTATGTCCTCTGTTGTCATGTAAGTACTGCTACACCTTACAACTTCCAGTAAGAGTACCTAAACCCTCAGTCATCAGCCTTCTTCCCTATGGCTCCAAGCCACTGTTGCTGGTCTTGTTTGAGATGACAGACCAGATGGTGTCCTCCAAATTTTGAAGTTGGTAATGGGAAAAGACTACTTTATCATAATCTTCCCTAAGATCAGCAGCTCTTGTAATTATTACACAGCCTTAAGCTTACTAGCTGCCAGACTTTAGTAAGgaccactggaaaaaaacagtagaGTTGCACATACTTAAAGCCTGTATATTCTTTCTTACATATTGCACCTTTCCATCTATTCAGGAGTTTGGAAACTGTCTTAAGGAGTGCAGGCATTTATAAAGATTACATAATGTCCTAATTAATGCcttgattttaatttatttgcctCCTCCCCAGGAGAAATAAGTTATCCCTTTCAATTAATAAGTGAGGCTTTGCTGGAGCTGTATAACTCAACTAGTCTATGCATGTTCCCTAGTCTTCTATGCCCCCTGCCCTGGGAAATCAATGAGGCTTGATTGATTCCTAAACTGAACTTTTGGAGGGAATGAACTAAATTTTAGAAAGGGTGGGTATCAGGGCTGCTAACACCCACTTCTTTCATTAACTTGAAAATGATGCAAGTGCTCTGCATTCAGTCAGCTCTGCTGG
This region includes:
- the UPK3A gene encoding uroplakin-3a; this translates as MCSHWVLLAFCCLGQLCADQSLKPQIAAPQLATNNPTLTTVALEKPFCMFDSSLSPNKSYIIYLYTMKESASAINSLVTDNSSKPLDSTFQQTSGGQLGPYKAALFNVPNCASPPKLADVGDVNKVSDVLKQYLFRVGDDGTCLYDPNFLAVCNPPLAPDTTYRFKYVLLDSTEGIMKDQTLWSDPIKTRKVKLPLKIDTWPGRRSGDMIVITSILSVLVFLLLAGFLASMSSVVMGSEDSSAETRCVSQTTQQSEPRPQLSSE